AAATATACTGCATTCTTTAGTGTAGCCGAATAAATTCAGATTGAGACATCTTTTACGGtagagaaatgtccattcaataaaatttttttctctggcaGTAATGGTCCTGGCTGGGTATTTTATCCTTAAAGAACAGCTatgtttcaaactttttatttaattgtaataaaTACTAAACATAGGAATACTTTGTAATTTGGGAGTAATGCTGGGTAAAGGTCTGGAAAAGAAATGCTTACTGTGCAATTTTATAAAGTATGAACTTTTCTGAAAGGCTAGAAGCTTCCACAGCTGAGAAAGTTGATCTCTAGTTTTAAGGCAGGCTAAgcttttaaataaagacagacacGTTATTGGAACTAGGTTCATTCATTAACTGTTCTGCTGTTACAAGCTACATCATGTTCATCTCCATAATACTAGGCTAACAGTTTGGTGTTTATTACACCAAATCCTCCCAACAGGAGACATGTACTTACTGGCTGAGTTATAATTGACATCTTATTACTTTGGAACTGTATAATCAGGGGCCTGTTGCTCTCGtcattaatggaaaagaaaagcagcagtcCAAAATATTACACTCTCCCCAGTTGAAGTACCATTATTATAGATTCATAAAGACTTTGCATATTCACACCTTGGCAGTTTAATACTTGTGGGAAAGGATCAGTGCATGCTCTACCACAGTGACAGGTATTTAAACAATGGCAAATATTCTCAAATTAAGGGGACCCAGACAGGCACTATTGTTTCTAAAGCAACTGAAACGTTTCcaaagcatttatttgtttttcaggttAGTTTTATGAGCCAATATAGACATTACTACATGTCCACAGGAAGTACAAAAGCCATCTTCATTTGAACAATACAATATTCCTGAAACTCTTAGCACCAAGTCTTACTTTAAAAAGCTAAGACAACTGAGTGCTCTCCCACATATTGTTGACTTCCCTCTACTCACATTGCATgtcatgagatttttaaaaagttagctgCCACAAGTTTTTGAAAATGCCAGTGTTTAAAAATAGGTAATTGTGCTAATAAAGAATCAAAAGTTTAGCAGAACAGAGATTTGAGGGTTACAAAGAAAAGTGTGAAAATACCATTCTTTGGTCTAGATAAGCTGTTCCCTTTACATTAATTTAACATTCCAATGGcttttttgaaaactttaaaatgttgaaaCTTCACTaggcaaaaacaaaattatatatacagaTGGATGTATCAtacaaatgaacttttaaaagaaagtctTGACCAACAGCTGATTAAAGATACTTAgtacctttcttttaaaaaaagttagtGTTGAGTGTACAAGTACAGAAATAAGGAAGTTAAAAATTACGCATGAAAAAAACAATCTAGTTTACCAGCCTATAAATATTACACCTTTCTGGTTTCCTTGCTCTATTGAGTTCACAAGTAAACATTCATTTTGACATGCTAAAAGTTCCTAATGCTGGTGGAACAATTCCTGTACCTGGACAATTATTACATTATGATTTGTTTGATGAATAGTTAATGTCCGTTGCTTCCTGTTTCGTGGATATAGTTTCATTAACTGCCTCTTGATCACTTCCATCAGCTCTAAATCCAGTTCCTCCAGCTCTCTCATTAACATCAGCATCATCTTCCAAACCATTGTAGAATTCTTCAATCTCACTTTCATCCTCCATGGGTTCTTCTAAACTTGGACTCTGGCATGTTCCACTATCACTATTACTGCCACAAGAGCTAGAGGATAAGACATCTTCTTCAGAGTCTGAATATACCTCAGCGCCATGGAAAATGTAACGATTTGGTGGTAAAAACAGATACTGATTACCTGAAATACAGTAATAAATGAGAAGtaagttatttctagttttttaagaCTAACTTGGTCTCACTGGGCAGTCTGGAGTAACTGTAggttccagctctgcctcttgccTAAGTATCATTACTAGAGGCTATTtctagtgtttttaaaaaacaagctaTCAACTAAGTGCTGGGTGCAAATCTTAGTTCTGCCACTCACCAGTTTTGTAAATTAGGGTGGTTAtctctctttgcctcaatttTTCTCACCtagaaaatgaagtaattttcACAACCCTATGAAGTTAGTgtgaaaaaatgcaaagaatcaTGTTGAATAAAGGTTACTTAACGAACTCCTTTGAACAGATTTGATGAGATGAAGTATTCACAGCTCAGCCTGCATTAGATAAGGTATATTCAATGAACATGAATTGGCTTATCTAAAGGACATACTATGCTTTCAAAAGCAtcctcattaaatattttcacatcaCTTTGCCTGCCTATTATAacctaaaattaaaatagtttgtCAATAACGGCTTCACCACCTATTCAAAGTGTAGTCTGTACACACTAGCATCACCTGAGTGTTTGTTATAAATTtagattcttgggccccaccacccatctactgaatcagaatctattTTTACAAGAGTCTTATACACGCTGAAGTGTGAGAAGCACTGATCTAGCATTGGACTTGAACTTCAACCCTCTCCCTAACTTGCATTCACAGTATAAGATTTGACTTGTGATAGTAAGGAGagttccctccctctctcccctaaGCTATGGCCCCCAGGTCAAGAGCACCTTCTCTAAGATGTTCCACTCTTAAAAGCATCGGTttgaagggctggccccatggtgtagtggttaagttcacacacactgcttcggcagcccggggttcatgggtatgcatcctgggcatggacctacgcacaactcatcaagccatgctgaggcagcatcccacatatgaaatagaggaagcttggcacagatgttagggacaatcttcctcaccaaaaacaaaaaacgagaagaaagaaaatctatcaGTTTGAGTCCAGGAATACTAATAAAGTTCTTAAAAATCACAATGTAAACAAAAGAAGCTAAATTAAATTTGACCAAGCTGAGACTTTTAAGAGAATGGGTGGGAACCCTAAACATTAATGATGAAATGTTTTCTACACTGAAATTCACAAGAACAAGTAACTTCTAACTTAAGTCTGTTTTCACATGTAATGACAGATTCACAAAAGCCCAACTACTACACACTTGATCTGGAGTACATGCCATCTACCAAGCCGACCTAAGTTTCTCTTCAAAATAGCTTTCAAACTTTAATTATCCCCATCAAGACCCAGTTCTCTGGTCTGAAACAACCTAATATATGTGACAATTctgatctgaacccacaaaactGATTAATCCACTCACAGATCACAAATTGCAGTGTGAAAACCActtacttccttctttttcaagagaATACATAATATTCTTCAGTTTTCTAAGCCACAACTATTAATTTTCATGATCAGAGGAGGGTGTCAAGTACTTGTATTCTACCTGCTAACAGAAAATAGGGCCATCTCCTTTGAATCACACCCGCTTAGTCTTTTAAGGAGTCCCAACACAGGTTgtcttccacttttctttctataGTTTTGGCCCATCTTCTAAAAAATGCTTTGTTCTGCTCTGGCCCCCCCGAAGAACTGAATAATCTATTTCTCAGCCCAAATACCCTACACATGTCTAGTTTTGCCCCTTTCTTGGCAACCATCAAGACAGATTTAAAGCTTACCTCATATATGCTCCCACTTCCTTTTGCCTTGACCTCACAACAGAAATAGtggcaaaataaaatgagtaaagcCTAGTGGTCATTTGGTTTTAACAGCTATAATTTTATACCCTacgtcagttttctttttaaattctcacaATGCTATCAAGTATGTgctattttcttcccattttacagattggatTAAGAAACAGAGATTAAATGACTACCCAAGGTAGATCTGAGACAGCTCAGGTCTAATTCCAAAGCCTGCACCTTTAAGGCCTAAATGAGTAGAGTAAAACCAAAGTATAATACCAAAGAGACTGCTCCATGTTTAATTTTCGTTTCCTGGGGCAAAGAGTTCTTTGTGTGTGACCCATCTGTCaaaaagatattcaaagaaaatCCCCAGTGCAAAAAGTCTTCCAGTGCATACAGAGACCTTGTATATGGTAGAAacttgtaggggccagccccggtggcctagtggttaaagttcagcacactctgctttggtagcctgggttcggttcccaggagcagacctacactgctctgttagcagctgCGCTtctgctggcggcccacatacttaGAAAGAGATAGAGGAGggttggcatgaatgttagcttgGTCAAAtcctactcagccaaaaaaaaaaccatattaCCTGACTAAATCAGTAACAATTTTTCTACTTCTGACTTGCCACATTTGCAAACATAAGCATTCTAATGCCTTTTCTAGTTTCCCCTGGGAAGACTTCCCCTACTTTTAACTCTCTACTTATTGTTCAAAACCAAAGTCAGGAGTTAGATTTTCTGGAAAGCCTTCTATACCTAAATCCCTCCAAGTAGCCTCTACCTTTTTTTAACATCACCTATTTTTTAATCacctatttttataattatacacAAAACATCAGTAGTTTGTTGTCTCTCCAGAACTTGCTACAATGCTTACTATGGAAAAGGCCCAAAGGCTTATTCGACTGAACTAAAATTCATTTACAGCACATGCTTAGAACTTGTCTAAATTTGTCAGTTTTCACCCTGGATGGTAAATGGAGTGGGACTTAATGTTTAAGTCATACAAGACTGTTGCTTCTTAGTTAAAGAGcgcatgttttttattttgattaaattaaaattttttgccaAAAATGCTGCTTGGACTTAAACACTGATTTCCAAAAAGTGATTTCATCTATGTTAATTTAATACTAATTGGTAAAGACTTCCCATATGTCAAAACAGGGTAGATGCTATTCCTAATATTCAGTGGAGAGGAATCGGAGATTTTCTAGATCTGAGATAACACAGCACAATGGTTAAGAGGATACGCTCTGAGGATAGACAGGAATCCAATCTGGCTCTTCCGTGTCCCAGGTGTTAATTGCATGGGATACTTAACCTCTACTgtactcagttttctcacctgtagcAGAGTAGTAGTAATAGTTCCTAACTCATGAGATTAAAATCAGATAATGTGTATAAAACAGCTGACCCACAGTAAGCACCCAATTCTCAGGCATCATTTCTACCCGCTAAAGCTCTCACCAGACAACAGCAGAGCTCTcaatatttctcagttttcttttcaatttagtGCTTATTCTCTAGAAAAACACAAGGTATAGGGCACACTTTATAAATTAAACACTATTTCTCCCCCATACTATGTAAGATACCAGTGTTTATCGTTCTCTAGCTTAAATTCTCAACTTTATAGTTTCTCTAAACACAATCAACTGTTACATTCAGCTGCATAAAGCTACCCTGTCAACTAACCTGCCAAAATTGCTCATTTCTTGGAAATATCTTGTTACAATAATTATGCCTTTAAAATGGCTCAACAGCCTTTCTTACCATCAAGCCGTTTACTAATCTGCTCCTTTGCGAGTCTAGCTGGCCAGCACTTTCTTACTGCTTCAGCAACTgaagttctttcatttttctccccagtaTCAGAGCCAACATTCTTCAAATACGGACTTCCCAACCGTTCAGTAACACTTTGAAAGCTCCTATTAGATGTCTGTACttcctgtgatttttcttccataCAATCTTTTGATTTGGACACATCTGGATCATCAACATTACTCTTTGTTGCTTGGTCTAAAAGTGTGACAATCACGGAAGAATCTGGTGGTGAAGTTCTTTCTGGTGAACTTGAGTCTTCTGAAATATTAAGAGGTGTGGGTGGCAATTCTGACAAATGAGCCAACTCTCTTTGTGTTCGTGGAGGTTTTTCAGTAATTTCTGAAAGCTTTATAGGGTTGCAGCAAAGTTTGGCATATTCACCACCTAACCTATGACACAATTCATTAATTATGACATCACAGTCTCCAAGAAGCTCTACATCAAAATGCAGATGAGGCAAAGGTTCCCTATTAATTAATATCTGAGGCACTTCATGGGGTATGGAACCTAAAAATagggcaaaaaataaaagaaaaagggaagggaagtaaGCTCATAAAACCACAACAAATACACTATGCAAAAGTCTAATATGCTCCTCATACCAAAAAAGAAACCCACCACTAATACTTAACCAAGCCATTACATTTCATCAAGCTAGGGAGTAAAAAGATGAGCAGCTAAGCATCTTTTGTAAAATTTCAGGTTCTGCTCCTGTCACCTGGTTACTCCTGAGCAATCTTTTCAGACTTTTCCActctgtacctcaatttccttgtctgtctATTGGGGATAACAACAGTATTTGTCCACCAGGTTGCAGTGCAGATCAAATGAATCAAAATATGTCAAATGCAGAGAAGAGTTCTTGACACATAGTGAGTTATTCTACTGAAATAGCTCCTGATAAAGAGAGTGAAAATTCATACAAGTCTATTCTCCACTATTATAtacttgtttacattttttaaaaattacctctgCCTATCCCCAACACACTATTATACTACCCCACAAAAAGCTCTTAAGAATTTCTctgccttggggccagccctgtggcttagtggttaagttcggtgtgctcaactttggtggcccaggttcagttcccaagcaCAGACTCAtgccacttgttggcagccacgctgtggcagtgacccacatataaaatagaggaagactggcacagatgttagctcagggtgaatcttcctcagcaaaaagaaaaaaaaagaaaaaatttctgtgCCATAcctctaaagagaaaaaaataactcaaaaataaagGAGCTTATACAGTaggttttcatgttttgtttaaTTACAAATTGTCTCATATTCTCCTTTAATAGAATTTCACAGCTATTTAGGATTAAACTGCTAAAGCCACCATATATGGGATAAGGAAAAGATGCATAATTGGAGATTTTAACTCCATTTTTCTTCCAACTATTTACTGTGGCTGCCTATTTGATTGCTGCTGtaggggtctaatttcattctctgGTTAAGGGTTTGATATTCTCTCCTGTCCTCCTTCCCTCACTTTTTAGGGCACACTTGAAGCTACTGAATGAGTCCCtctatcttcctctctcttgcttcctcactagagggagaaaaaaggtaGTATGAGAGCATGTATTACAGAAATATTCCTAAGAAGAGTAATAGGGACTTAAATTGTATTTGAGCATTTTTATACACACAAACACCCTTTGGGTAAAGCAGATCCACATACAATAATTATGACAAGGCAGGACTGTTATTCttagaaaaacaattattttcaacCCCAAAATTCTATCTTAATGAGTACATTACACTTCCACCAAGCTATACATTTGAACTTACTGAACCTGAAATCAATTAAATTTGAAAGATCAACAACTATaatcaaataaagataaaaaatacatagattaAGGACTGTCTCCTAGGTGTATGTAAAGTAACTCCTGCCACATTAAAAAACATTCTGTTGAAAAATTTAAGTTGAACTGTTGCcctttgtcttaatttttcatATACATTAGAATTTGACATTACTTCTGTTTTGAcagccctctccctccaccaaaATGTCAGATTAACCAATCTTCATTAATAAGAATGTCACCTAAAAAACAAAGTTTGGCTCTTCACCACTTTTAACCAGAAACAGAATAAGATCACTGGAGTCTATTCTACAGACCCACAACTCAGGGCACTACATATACAAATGTTCACTCAAGATCCTCACCCACTTACTTGGAATTAGTGCTACTGGTCTTACTTTCAGGGAAGACCCAATAACGATGAGGAGATCAACTTCATCTTTGTCATACTTCATGGCTCTATGAAACTGTTCTGGtaaattttcaccaaaaaaaacaatCTCTGGTTTCATGATAGCAAGTGGTTCATCAGCTGGGCACCTGGGACATCGAGGAACCACCTGTGTGTTCCAGATTTTGGTTGAGgtagggaagagaagggaaagccCAAGTTAGAAATAGTCAACATTTTCACACTTCCTAAGAATGTATTCAAAGTTatccaagaaaacagaaaagctgtGGATAAAAAGGGAAAACTGGATACAACCTAAATGTCAATGTCAACTGTCAATAACTCGTTAGTTTattaatatacaaagaaatacaatGTTGCTATTATATCTGTAGACTTACATTTGATATTCAAGAGTTCActgtctattaaagaaaaaaccaGCATGTATATGTAGgtacatacatgtacacacgAGACTTAGTCCTTTAACAAAGTTTGTAAgacaatgatttcattttaacatGCTGTCCTTCTCTCataattacagtcatgcattgcttaatgacacgATACATTCTGAAAAACGCagttaggtgatttcgtcgtcATGTGAACATCACagcgtgtacttacacaaacttaggtggtatagcctactacacacctaggctatatggtacccacatgggaccaccatcatatattgtgttcgttgactgaaacatcatgtagtgcatgactgtatacgaTTAACTATACATGCAGCTAAACAcaaagaatttatttctgggtgGTTTTTATTCTCTGCCatattttcccttatattttttgCTAGTAATTTACACGAAATacttttacaataattttttaaatgttttaaagtattaCCACAACTATCTTAAGATTCCAAATCTGAAAGGCACTACAAAGGGAGAGTAAGAAGAAAAACTAATACTGCAACACTTTATgatctggatttttattttaggCTTAGTTATTAAGGAGCCCATTTCATCATTTTAGAGACATTATGCAGCAATGTTTTCAACTTAAAGTATTGAGAGGTTCTTGTGTAACTTCACCAGAATTCCCAACGATAATACTATTCCTGGATCTTTCTGTATCACATAaatactttcagaaaaaaaaggatttggaggcaaaagaagaaacagatcaGAGACGTCCAAAAATATGAGTGATAAATTACCTGATTAAAAATATCTCCTCGTACAGCTTCACAGTCAACTTTGTATTTACAAATCAGGCAAGACGCTGTTGCAAAGGAACCTAAAACAACCAACATAGGTATGCTTTATTAAAGGAACGTTTTCATTTCTTAAACATCACAAAGGTTATAATATAAAGTTTGACATCAGAAAAgttagtgattttaaaattttaagagactCTATGGGAGCATCCGGGTGATGaagcattaaaataattatatagataATAAATAAGGAGAGGATCCAATCCTCAATTGCTGAGAAACTGATATAATGATGCCTCCTAAAGCAACTCCtttcaataaaataaaccaaCTCCTCCAGGGGTAAAACTCTGCAGAGGTGGAAAGTTACAATTATACTAGCTTaataattgtgttttaaaaacagtttagATACATAAGAAAATGGTCTGTTCAAACTTATTTTAGATTGAAagtcttttaaatttgtgaaaCCTGTACATCTCAACTACTCAATTTCTTTGGTTTCCTAAAATAAAGATGTCATGTTTTTTCATACATAGCTAACATTACTTTTGTAATCTAAAaggttatttaaaagaatttaatggAATGCAATTGCTACatcttttgaaattcaaaagcaCATTAATATCTGACTTTTTATACAAATAAGTGTCAAGGCCAATACTTctagtttcattgttttgcattctacttttaatttatctACAATTGGTCAGATAACATGATTAAATAATACGGCTTAATCTTCATTCCTGGATGGCAGCCCACTTTCTAATCCTAATTTTTCCTATAAAACTAAGTAACAGAAAGCAATTCTGAAGTTTACTAACCGTGACACTGAATTATCCTTTGGATTCCTGCAACCTGTTCCAGAGTATCTATGTTCTGAGTATAGTTGCGAAGTAGTTTTCCTTCCTTATCTGACAAAGCTATGAATTTGTGACAGAGAGATGGCTGGAACTGTCCAGGATATATTTCCTATATAaagcaaaaggcagaaaaaagattaaagaaatacGTGTAACAGATGTTATATGTTTAGGTTTAACAAAAATCTACCAAATGATAATCCCCCatgtataaataatttaaaaactacatGAGCATCTCAAAGCATCTAAATGGATGCAACACACACCTACAAAAGATTATTGCTATAATATGTATAGCAATTAGTGAACTGGGCCCCTTGAAGAAAAGGATAAAGTCAACCCACAAAcataatagatattttaatataagTCAGAAGAAATACACACCTTAGGATATATCTAATTTTTACTGGCTGcaaattcagagttttttttttttaaacgggGAAAGtttaaactgaaatgaaaaatatcaaaggtATGGTGacttctaaaactaaaaaaaggCACTGtcaacataatattaaaaatttttgattcaTCATTTACTATAAATATCAACCTGTTGGAAGTTTAAAGCTAAAGTTTTAATTCCTTAccaaaattgttttccttccacTGCACAGGCACATACTGGTATAGTAATGAGTTGCTCATGAATGTTGAGTTGctggattttgtgtgtgtgtttttccccccaaataatgcttcaatgctgtttcttctttaaaaacaaagaattcagatatacacatggcaaaaagatcagagaaaaagtATCAATTTTGGTCCTCTCAACTTTTGACagtgtttttattaaatttcatttaagtGACTATGGCAAAGGaagtttattctgttttctttaaagtaGTGCTACCTACACTTCCTTACTATTCATTACAGCCTCTAACCTATTATAATGCTAGCAAAAAACTAGACACAACCAtatgtccatcaataggggacTGGTTGTAGAAATACAGTACATCCATAAGTGGagtatgcagccattaaaatgaatGAGGGATGTCTCGATGCACTGACCTGGGAGATGGTCCATGACATGCGTGAAAAAAGCAAGTCAGTCACCAGTGTGTATAGTTTGTTATTGTTGTGTTGTTATTaagcaaaaatggaaattatatgcgcatgtatatagatatattcaTATAACATAAAGTCAGGAAGCATACAAACAAGCCATAAACAGAGGTGGGGGAACTTTCACTTCTGATATCATACGAAAAAGTTTAATAAGATTATGGATGACTTTTAAcctatttaatatttcaaatttaaaaaacactatctACAGGGATACCTTTTTGGTAAAAATACTAAGTAAATCTCATAACTATCACATACATGTCCATATGCTGCTAAAAATTTGTGTTatacaaaaatccaaaaattttgtcttattcaaatttttatgaatttcatGGACAACTGTGCAATTTAAGAAACAGACAGTGCATACAGAAAGAAGTAACAAGTGAAGAGCATATCAAAACTAATGTTTATAGAAAACTGAAAGCCACATTATGTTTTGAACCATTGGGTTGTGCTCTATTAAACACTCAGGATGCTTTGTTCTAGTACATTCACGTTTACATTCAGAGGATTAATCACAGAATTTTATTAAAGCTCCCTCTGGAAAtagctgttaaaatattttaacaagtatCAGAGTATACTAGGCAACAGATAAAATAGGATTTAAAGTAGTGAGGAAAGTGATAACAGCAGGCCAAATGTAGAACAAGAACAAATGACTGCCTCTGGAGCAGCGTCAGGGAGCCAGAGAACCGAGACTCCAAGACTCCACCCTCTTGGAATGAAGGTTTGTGTGCCTTATCATCCCCTGCCCCCCTTTTTAAGGGGGGGAGGAGGTAAAAAGCACAAAGATGTGTGGGACACTAGATTCAGCTCTACACAACAGTTCAGGGTAGTTTAGCCCTTAAAGTTACAAATCCATTCCTGTAGTTGGGGAtaatttgtgaagaatttttttgtattattttataaggCTTTTATGTGTTAGAACCTAAGTGATCGGAATCTtgactttgtctattttatttcaaatatgcaCTGGACCATGTCTGAATCATTGGATTTAAAAACTATGTTCAAACTAAGGGATATAatctgaaataatgaaaaaattactCTGGAAGAACCGTTTTAATAGAAACTATTCCTACGTCAGGTTCTTAACATGAAAAGTTTGCTAAAAACCAAATGGCTGGGGATACAACTTTCAGATAAAGTATGGATTAATTCTTCCTGTGACATGCTACTCTGCTCTAAGAC
The DNA window shown above is from Equus quagga isolate Etosha38 chromosome 2, UCLA_HA_Equagga_1.0, whole genome shotgun sequence and carries:
- the SIRT1 gene encoding NAD-dependent protein deacetylase sirtuin-1, encoding MADEAALALQSGGSPSAVAAEREAASPPAGEPLRKRPRRDGSGLGQSPGEPGGAAPEHEVPAAAGVGPAAAAAAAAAVAGGEREAQAAATGGDNGLGLQALSREPPPADDFDDDDDDDDDEGEEEEEAAAAAIGYRDDLLFGDEIITNGFHSCESDEDDRASHASSSDWTPRPRIGPYTFVQQHLMIGTDPRTILKDLLPETIPPPELDDMTLWQIVINILSEPPKRKKRKDINTIEDAVKLLQECKKIIVLTGAGVSVSCGIPDFRSRDGIYARLAVDFPDLPDPQAMFDIEYFRKDPRPFFKFAKEIYPGQFQPSLCHKFIALSDKEGKLLRNYTQNIDTLEQVAGIQRIIQCHGSFATASCLICKYKVDCEAVRGDIFNQVVPRCPRCPADEPLAIMKPEIVFFGENLPEQFHRAMKYDKDEVDLLIVIGSSLKVRPVALIPSSIPHEVPQILINREPLPHLHFDVELLGDCDVIINELCHRLGGEYAKLCCNPIKLSEITEKPPRTQRELAHLSELPPTPLNISEDSSSPERTSPPDSSVIVTLLDQATKSNVDDPDVSKSKDCMEEKSQEVQTSNRSFQSVTERLGSPYLKNVGSDTGEKNERTSVAEAVRKCWPARLAKEQISKRLDGNQYLFLPPNRYIFHGAEVYSDSEEDVLSSSSCGSNSDSGTCQSPSLEEPMEDESEIEEFYNGLEDDADVNERAGGTGFRADGSDQEAVNETISTKQEATDINYSSNKS